In one Vicugna pacos chromosome 22, VicPac4, whole genome shotgun sequence genomic region, the following are encoded:
- the RPL26L1 gene encoding ribosomal protein uL24-like produces MKFKPLVTSDRSKNRKRHFSAPSHVRRKIKSSPLSKELRQKFNVRSMPIRKDDEVQRKRNPSSRNFQSSCSSPLVYLSSTLLPSSSPVTEEVKSLFLSKGIPLPWYVTPNTLLPS; encoded by the exons ATGAAGTTCAAACCCCTTGTGACCTCGGACCGCAGCAAAAACCGCAAACGTCACTTCAGTGCCCCGTCCCACGTGCGCAGGAAGATCAAGTCGTCGCCACTCTCCAAGGAGCTGCGGCAGAAGTTCAACGTCCGCTCCATGCCCATCCGCAAGGACGACGAGGTCCAG AGGAAACGAAACCCATCGTCCAGGAACTTCCAGAGCTCCTGTTCCAGCCCTCTGGTTTACCTGAGTTCCACCCTCCTGCCTTCGTCCTCTCCTGTTACAGAGGAAGTGAAATCCCTGTTTCTATCTAAAGGTATCCCTCTGCCCTGGTATGTGACACCCAACACTCTTCTCCCCTCCTGA